In Vicia villosa cultivar HV-30 ecotype Madison, WI unplaced genomic scaffold, Vvil1.0 ctg.000418F_1_1, whole genome shotgun sequence, the DNA window ATActttagtttataaaaaaaaataaggatCAACCACTTGTACTTAATGGTTGGAAGGATTTGGAAAATTATTACTCACTACTAGGTAAAGTTGTTGTTTCTTTCGGTTACTATGACAACAATTTTGGGATATCTGGCTTTAATGAGATATCTGCATTAGAGGAATTACTGACATTTCATAGCAGGTATCTCTACCACGAAGGGATATAAGCATTTGATATCGACCTGACACCAATAACTGTGACCACACCCAAATTAGTTGAGTTTTATTTATACCAGTTACTTATCAACATTCTCTTAAATTGGATTATGTAGTTACTCATTTGACTCAGTATTTGTTGGCAATATATATGTAGAAACTGCAATCAGAATTTGCAAGTGTTTTGAGGGAAAAAAATTACGAAGACTTGACACTGTACGGTGACAACGGAATGACAAAAATGCTTTCCTTGTAGAACATTGATGATTCATACCGGACAAAATTAGGTTATGAATGGATGCGTTTTGCAAGTCAAACCAGTTCAAAGACAAAGACATAATTAGATTCCGATTGGACGTGAGTGCTGCCAACAAAATATGTCACGTCTATAAGATTTGGCATATGTAAGTCATAAATACAGTGTTATAGTTTACTTGCTTGTAATTTGAAAATAACTACTTGATTTTCCACATGGTGGGTTGAAATATGCTATCTTGCTTTGTTTATTTGATCTTATGAAACACTTTGAGTTTTAAAAAGCTAACACGCCGTAATCTAAATGACATAGTTGGCTGCATCTGTAGTTTCATTACAACATAAAAACAGCATGACCTCGTGTATGGATTCTCTAACTTCCATTTCTCTATCTTTCTCTaactttctctctatctctctctctctcttaatctACTTTCTCTCacatatttttccctccaaaatcaaCGCCACTATTTCGTTTATTTCACTTAAAATATGCCTAAAGTCACCCTAACTTTTCCACCAAAAAGGTAGAGAATCCTTATCCCCAACCAATACCATAAGACATTTACTCTAAGTTGTTCAAAGATACATATTCCACTCAATGTATACAATTATAAGGTAACATGTCGAGTACAAGACGGACTGTTAAACGTTGTTGAAAACCTCTTTGTAAACAACGTTTTTTTTAGTAATTTTGGCAGTGTTGTTTTCATCGTGTACCAAGACTTTGATTCCTTTCTTGATGGTAATCCTTGAAAGTGAGACATAAATTTGTCCATGAGTAAATACGTCACGAGGAATTTAAAGCCCCGTCTAATCCAACGACTTACCTTGTGACTTTTTAATTGTCATCGCATAGGAGACAATGATTAGAAATTGTCTCTGTCTTTGTTTGAAAGGCCATCGAGATTGAGAAGGGAAAATGTGCATCCTGGGAATGTAGACGATGTTGCTATGTTGTTTGCCCCCCATAATATGGGTCTCAAGTACGTGTGTAGTCATCTTAATCACTATTAGGTGTGtacagggccggtcctttgaatttgggtgccttgggcgaatcaaaagagtggtgcccctataattttttaacaataaatacataagaataaaagaaataattggataaaaaacacattttcatttgacattgtgcaaaaagaatagaaatatagatctttgaatcaatgtttatactacatcaaaacataaaccactataaagagacttattattcttcttcttcttgatcctgtcttttttcctataaaaaattgatcaaacctttaaaattatttaaacatcatcctcttagcattttttgttgcaaaatcgttaataatttgttcataatcaaggttcttcaaaaaattattttcaattgaaatcaacgcaagactatttaatctatcttgtgacatagtagaactcaaataagattttaataattttaatttggaaAAACTTCTTTTagcagatgcaacactgatagAAATAATCAATATTACTCTATAATTTATGCGTGCattagaaaaacaattaaaagtctttaaagaactcaatatcatatagcttgattttgattcaactgttaaaacttctctaataactttcaattcttcaaacaaaatttcatcatcaagatcaagagaatcgtcatgttttaaacaagtttcaagatgtttacaacatgctttcaagttCCCATCAAATAACGATCTAAGCcttttcaatactaaacaagaatcctaaaatatttttatatgtgctatactgctcaaatcttcCATCAAGTGAaccaattgtttgatctacaagAAATACTGAtttcgaaaagactcttcagtagactcaagattcagttgtgtgggttGAGATGGATTTTCATCATAATGTTGTTTTCTACTAATTTGACATTTTTGAATTAACACACATTCAATCTTTATTTGATTCTCAATCTTTTCAGCACTGgccttagcatttacaaatccaaattctctatattttttcaaatacttgatcaacccttttactagttctatagccacatcaatacacatgtctttttttgttgttgcaaacttttgctaatttcattaacaacagttaacaattcaaaccaaataatcatagctactaaaaattcaaagttCTCAATTTCATGAGTTGCTAAAGATTCGACTTCACTCTTATTTTAGGGATCATTATCTTGTTCAGCTAGTTGAAGTAGTACTTCACTCTTAATTTTaggatcaataatataaaatattttctatatcattgttttaattttagtgtctcaattaaactctttagttgctaaaattatggatatattaattgattttattatagagaaattaatgattttattctactctatattttatttatgagaagttacattcttttattaagtAGTGGccctataattttgttaaccagtatttaaaaaaataattagcaagtatttttgtaatagaaaattctcttttaatatatataggggtAACAAAAtttttttggtgcccctaaaattatggggccctgggctcccgccctgCGAGCCCGTGCTGAGGGCCACCCCTGGGTGTGTACCATTACACAACCCTTCCGACTGATCGATGTTCCGCATCAACATTGGGTGTCCCGATCTTAAGCTTGATATGAGGGTTAGGCAAACCAGAAGTTTTTAATGAGCTGAGAAATTTTGGAGTGAGAACATCAAACAAGTACCTATCATGTATCTCTGATTGATCAACCGAGTTACAACTATAGTAATCCCTCAAGTCACCTACATCCAAACCATGAGACATAAATAAAGAACAATAAATTGCACACACGCATGATAATCAATTGTTAGGAAGTAACATTACTTGACATTATGGCCAACACATgatcatttattttatcaatCATATCAATGGTGGATACTAAGATAGCCCTACTCTTGAGGTAGTTGAAGTCTTGAAAATTTGTGAGAAAATCAGAATACGTACCGGTCACGATGGCGACCACATGATCATCAATTATGCATTCTAAACAacaattttatcttaattatgcaTTCAATTTTCCCCAAATATTCAGATGAAATAGGGACAATTCCGGGTATCACACTATTACCCAACACACGAGTATTCCACTAGTTGCTTAAAAAAACAAGGAAAAAAAGCCATgtataggggtgggaataggccaggccgactaaTAGGGGCCTACATAGGccaaggccaggccaggctttttaCATAAATAGAAAAGacttaggcttttttataagcctatttagctaaaaaggctaggccacaggccatataaaaagccttttaagcctatgaagtcggcctatttaaataaatttgaatgattttattaatattatattgtattctgtattttgaattaaaatataaaaataaatattagttatcttaaagaaataatgaaaataagatgaaaaaaaatcttatgaacaatgtcataagttactTCCATAAGTTTTTTCAAataaatagtatcacaaaatttatactactaggtaaactcaaataagtcaatgcaaacaaacatttaatctcattgatcttttaatttgttagtctatataaagttgagttgaatgacttatttacaaatgttcaaatgaaataggcttttaagtaggctaacaggccaatcaggccttctaaaaggccagactcaggccaAAAAAATAAACCTACTATaggctacaggccaggcttaggctttgaattttttagcaggccaggctcaggcttggcaaagcctagctcggcccagcctattcccacccctagccaTGTATAAGTGTGAACACTTAGCAATAGGGTATATTGATCTTAAATAATACTCTGgagtatatatattgtttttatatGTATAAAGAAATCTATTCCAAAAATATAGTGACTTTCTATTTCTGTTGTGTATCTTGAAGAGTATATCTATTCCCAAAATTGAAAACCCCGCTTAAAACGATCACTCTTTCCCTACTCATTCTCTCACACACACCTAAGGGTTTCATTTCATCACAGTTTTCAATTCATGGATCCTCATGCTGTCCAAATTCCTCCTCCAATCTTCAAAAAGCAGAAACAGGTTCCTATCTATCTTCTATTCTCAAACTCTTATCAGGCTTTGTTTCTTTAGGTTTTCTTTTATTCTATCTATTCAAAGTTTTcatctttattttaattctttatcTGGGTTTTCATTTTACACTCTAGATAAAAATCACTGTTTTTGCTACTTCATATTGTTACTTCTCTTACGATCACGATCACCGTTGCTTCATGTGATCTTTGTTAGAACTAGAATCTGTTTAGCCCTAATCTTCTGATTGCaacatttataaattttttttggttCTTTGTTTAATATACTGAATAGTGGTTTTTCTGTTTTATGTTCTTATGAGAAAAGGGGTATAATCCTTTGGATTAATTGTTTGTGCATTCTGGTTTAAATTTATACAGATactgaatttgtttctaaaagttttctttttctttacccGCAAATAATctttgtatgttttttttttgtagtccATTGTCCATGATGTGATTGACATTGTCGAAGATAATAAGAATGACGATGATGATTTGATGATACTTGATGAAATAACTCGTAAACATAACAAGGGGAAGGTACCTGAAGCCCTTCACGAGGGTTATGGTGATAAGTCTCGTCGGTTTATGAAATATGTCCGCAGTAAAGTGAAGTCTGCTTTTTTTGGTTCAAAGAAGCATGGTTTGGCTGGCAATCCAGATGCGATGAAGCCGCCATATTTGGGGCAATTTGGAAGTGCTAAGCCGGGAGCTGGAAGTAGCAGTTCGTTCCATTCAGATCTTGTTGGAGAGAATGGATCATTGCATCCTTCTGGAGTAGAGTCAGGAAACCTTTGGTCGAAGAGTTCTTATAGTTTCGTTGCCACTCCTAAGCATGTACATGGTTCCACTAGTGCTCTCAAATCTGCAAGAGATGTGCATAAAGCTGAAAATGAAACTCTGAGGAAACTTCGAAGTTTTAAGCAATTTGATATTGTCATTGACACTTCGGATCATCACTTTATTAAGCATAATTCCTCCACAAAGCAGGTTagcttctcttttttctttcttaaagACTCTGTTTCAGTCTTATTCTTAATTATATGAATATACATATTTACCTATTTCATGAGCAGAATCCAAAGAGTTGGGCTAAAAAAATCCAGGAAGAGTGGAAGATTTTGGAGAAGCATTTGCCGGGTGAGTTTAGTATTCCGAATACTAAATATCCTGTAATTTTCTATGGCATATTGCTCAATCTGACCATTTGTTCGACTTTTTCTTTATTGCTCATTAGATACAATATTTGTGAGAGTCTACGAATCAAGGATGGATCTCATGAGGGCTGTGATTATTGGAGCAGAAGGGACTCCTTACCACGACGGtcttttcttttttgatattttctttcccAGTAGCTATCCCAATGTACCCCCGGTACGCGGTTGAGGATACTATAACTGACTCACATTATTTTCTTTATCACTCTTTTTAGTTCAATTCTGACTAAAAAGTCTTTTTTTTCCTCGCGGCAGAAAGTCCATTACCACTCTGGAGGTCTTCGGATCAACCCGAATTTGTATAGCTGTGGCAGAGTATGTCTCAGTCTACTTAACACCTGGTCTGGCAGCACGAAAGAGAAATGGACTAAAGGTGTTTCAACAATACTACAAGTTCTAGTCTCCATACAAGGGCTAATCTTGAACACACAGCCTTACTTCAACGAACCTGGATATGAACATTCGAGAGGTACACCAAACGGTGAAAAGCAGGCCCAGCAGTATAACGAAAAAAGATTCATTCTATCGTTGAGGACAATGATGTATACGATAAGAAAGCCTCCAAAGGTTTTGTTCTACTCTTGGTTCATTTCTTGTATATCTCTAGCGTTTACTTGTAGCACAtaagtttattttcttttcttgggGTTCAAGCAACTGATTTAGGTTATTCTttggttttcagaatttcgaAGACTTAGTTGTAGGGCATTTCTACAGCCGAGCACATGATATTCTGGCGTCTTGTAAAGCATACATGAATGGTGTTCAAGTTGGTTGTTTGGTCAAAGGCGGGGTTCAAGATGTTAATGGGAGTGAAGGAAAACAATCCTCAGCTCATTTTATATCTGGTTTAGCTGAATGCATGCCTTCTCTTGTCCAAGAGTTCGAAAAAGTTGGAGTTAACGACTGTAAGATATTTACGTCTCCTCCGGTACCACGCAGTACCCCTCGCAGAAAATTGTTTTGCTTGACTACATGAGTGTGATCATagaacatttttttttcaaaactcaatGGTGAGGATGATACTAAAGAGGCTTATTACATCAACTTCAAGttggtttttgttttttctttatcaTCTATTGTTTCTTGCTCTAAAAGAAAAGCAAGCAAATCTAGTTTTTAGTTTTCATCATCATTTGTAATTATTGAAATTTgatgttaattaatttttaagtaGTTTCATCCTGTTTTTTTACGCATAATTACATGTATTTTGTGTAAAACTctatctatataaccatttactagtagaagacccgtgcgtccgcacgggtaatttaaatcttaatgcgaataatatagtacaaacgAAATGAGCACATATACTAAAATGTTTCTTAGGAATATACTTAGAAATGTTAATGTGAAAATCATCCTTACTGATAACTATAAATatgtacaaatattttattgaataaaataaaaaaagtattgtggtgatagtgacccgtgaaaatagtgagtttcagtGTGAAAATTCAGAGTTGGTAAAATTTACAAATATCGCTCTCATTGTTTCTCTagaaataaagattttgtctctcaaattaaaataattattaataaaaataaaatagatattacgttggtagtgacccgtaaaattttttaaaaaaaagttaattatttgtACATCTATTGAATATTAtgcaatttattaaattaaattattaattttatttaaattaagaaaaaatagtgagtttcagtGAGAAAATTCAGAGTTGGTAAAATTTACAAATATCGCTCTCATTGTTTCTCTagaaataaagattttgtctctcaaactaaaataattattaataaaaataaaatagatattacgttggtagtgacccgtaaaattaaaaaaaaaattaattatttgtacATCTATTGATTATTAtgcaatttattaaattaaattattaattttatttaaattaagaaaaaatagtgagtttcagtGAGAAAATTCAGAGTTGGTAAAATTTACAAATATCGCTCTCATTGTTTCTCTAGAGCAGtatttataaaacaaaaattaatcaattatttagAGTTTAAACAAAAATTCATGGCAAAAAAAAGTTCacattaaaaaattagaaaagaaattgaatatgaGGAAAGATTGAGAAACATTTAGCAAAACTCACTGCGAGAGCAGTAGCTCCATCAGTTGGATCTGAAAAAATACAACGGAGTAAGCAAAAACCTGAATCTGAAAATTTACAACCGAGTAACGAAAATTTTCACaccaaaaagatgaagaaaacctaaaaaactaacatgaaaacaaatatattgatgaaaaagaaaaaaaatctgcGAATCACATCTTATTTCGGCGGAACACTAAAAAAACAACAAACCCATACAAAAAACATCCAGTGAAATAGATATGTCGACAAAAAAAAAGCATGTCACTGGGTTTTTATATCAATCAAATTGTTGAAAATGCAATGaactattttaaaagaaaaattactTAAATCAAACACTgttgaatattttttaattattttgatcgaGCTACTCTAAAACTGTTTTATCAAAGTTTCTCttgtaaaaaaatattagttttatatttgaaaagtttaaaaactaTTCATGCATTTATTATTGAGATATATTCATATTGAATGATAATTATTACAAATATTAAAATGACTCACAATACAAAAAGAAACTATAGCAATTAGGAAACAATAAATCTTTAACAATAGTGCATTTGAATCTATTCCTTTAACTTAGGTTTATACCATTAACAACAAATCTTTCGCAATAAATGGATATTATTATAACAATTAGCTGTAACAAATCTTTCACCAATCAAACCTTCTGTCATTAAGTCCATGAGTAAAAAATCAGTCTCATTCTCCCATGGCAAAAAAATTAGTCTTTGATTTATCTTGATGCATATTCTATCATTAAGCAACTATTTGCAACTAATGCAACTAAAATTTGAGTGTGAACTGTGGTCCATATCAGGAAGGTTAATGCATTTTTCTCTGCAAAAACAGATACCAATGCAAAAACATAGAGAGTAGCAATGCAAAAACATAGAGAATAGCAATGAGTCTTTGAGCTGTGTTGTTTCTCGATCAAGTGTCAAAATCTCCAACTCCCGTGTTGCAACGACCAATTCCATGTCTTTCACCTATCTCATTGAGACATGTTAGATTGAATCTAAGACTTTAGACAACAGTGAGTTAATAGTGATTACCTTTATCTCCTTTAGAAGAAGCTCAACAATCTCATTTTTATGGTCCATGGCTGTATCAATAAGGTGAAATGAATTATACATAACATGGTGAGAAAATAATTATGGAGACAATTTATAAAAGATAGGATGAGAAACACTATAATTAGTTCATCTAAATTGTGAATTTAAGTATTCCAAAAATGATCTAGATAAGAATTGTTTTGTTTAGGTGTGATTGAGCAGACTCTATACTGGACTGATATGGTATTAGCAATAATCTCACTGCAATGCCATTTATAATGGCTGGTATTTTTaagtatatttttatatacacaaTCAACTaactaatatttaattattatataatactATACACCTTTCTTTCAATAAATTTAGAATAATCAGCatcaaaaataaaaacacaatc includes these proteins:
- the LOC131628001 gene encoding uncharacterized protein LOC131628001 isoform X1: MVDAFLMMPVVVLCNFADKIHGKAMDHKNEIVELLLKEIKVKDMELVVATRELEILTLDRETTQLKDSLLFSMFLHCYSLCFCIGICFCREKCINLPDMDHSSHSNFSCISCK
- the LOC131628000 gene encoding putative ubiquitin-conjugating enzyme E2 38, which codes for MDPHAVQIPPPIFKKQKQSIVHDVIDIVEDNKNDDDDLMILDEITRKHNKGKVPEALHEGYGDKSRRFMKYVRSKVKSAFFGSKKHGLAGNPDAMKPPYLGQFGSAKPGAGSSSSFHSDLVGENGSLHPSGVESGNLWSKSSYSFVATPKHVHGSTSALKSARDVHKAENETLRKLRSFKQFDIVIDTSDHHFIKHNSSTKQNPKSWAKKIQEEWKILEKHLPDTIFVRVYESRMDLMRAVIIGAEGTPYHDGLFFFDIFFPSSYPNVPPKVHYHSGGLRINPNLYSCGRVCLSLLNTWSGSTKEKWTKGVSTILQVLVSIQGLILNTQPYFNEPGYEHSRGTPNGEKQAQQYNEKRFILSLRTMMYTIRKPPKNFEDLVVGHFYSRAHDILASCKAYMNGVQVGCLVKGGVQDVNGSEGKQSSAHFISGLAECMPSLVQEFEKVGVNDCKIFTSPPVPRSTPRRKLFCLTT
- the LOC131628001 gene encoding uncharacterized protein LOC131628001 isoform X2; translated protein: MVDAFLMMPVVVLCNFADKIHAMDHKNEIVELLLKEIKVKDMELVVATRELEILTLDRETTQLKDSLLFSMFLHCYSLCFCIGICFCREKCINLPDMDHSSHSNFSCISCK